One Chaetodon auriga isolate fChaAug3 chromosome 11, fChaAug3.hap1, whole genome shotgun sequence genomic window, CAGCACACGACCTGCCACCGTCACCGGGTACATGTCCCCATATCCCactgttgtcatggagatgatGACCCACCAGCAGGCGGCGGGGATGCTGGCGTAGTCCTGGTTTCCTGCCTCCAGATCCAGGCCGTGCTCCAGCAGCTGGGCCAGTGCACTGAAGATTGCCATGGCCACACAgatgaaaaccagcagcatcatcatctcGCGATAGCAACGTCGTAGCGTCAGGCCGAGCGTCTGCAGGCCCAGGAAGTGACGTGCTAGTTTGATCACCCAGAAGATCCGCATAATACGTAGGACACGCAGCGTGACGCCGGCCCGCTGGAGCTGAGAGTTCTCCCCCGTCAGGATGGTCACGGTAACAGAGACGTAGTACGGTGTGATGGCCAGCAGGTCGATGATGTTCAGAGGACGACGGACAAACTCACATTTATCCCGAGACACAAGGAAACGGACAATACACTCTGCTGTGAACCAACCAATACACACGGCCTCGATTATCCTgcaagggggagagagagggccagtcagaaagagagagtcaCAACATGGACCAATGGCATTCTACATGAACAAGATGGTCCAATCAGACTCAGAAACAGTCTATGCCCTCCTGTCCTACCTGTGCTGGTCCAGGGTCTCTGCAGTCTTCCAGTCCGGTAAGGTGCTGGCACACAGCATCACCATTGAGATGACCACGAACAACACTGACACCGAGGCGAGGATCTGTGCTGCCAGTGAGGACGTGGGCTCCTCAAacgtcctcctcatcctctccagcCAGGGGCTCTGTGGCTCCTCGGGACCCCGTGGTTCCTCCTCAGGGAAGAAGTGGACGAAGCAGTCGGACATGCGGTCATCAAGGCGTCGCTGGCAGCATGGCTGCAGGTCAGCGCTCTCCAGGCCCCAATACAGCATCTCATTATAGAAGGATAGCTCGCACATGTGCGGCACGAAACGCAGCTTCCCATGCTGCACATACAGCATGATGAAGCTGAAGGCCTCCGAGTGCCGGTCAAAGAAAAACTCATTTCTGTCACGGTCGTAGTCGTCgcagagctccagcagctcgCTCTCCGACACGCAGCGATGCAGCCGGCTGAGTCTGCTGAGAGGAAGGTGCTTCATCAACTCCGCCGAGAAGGAAAACCTGCGACCGCCAACGTTCAGGATGCAAAGACTGCTTCCAAACTTCATATtacttttctttaaaaacacaaactgcttccAAACTTCATATTACTTTTCTtacaaacactgctgttttcCAAACTTCACACTTGTCTTGAATTTTGACTACCTCCAaactttgtctgtttgttaaaaagctgaagctgcttccaaactttctgtttgtgttttctgttaataaaaacatgcagtgcTGCTGCCAAACTTCATCTTGttgtagttaaaaaaaaaaaaatctgactgctTCCGAACTCCATCTTCTGTTAAAAATGGAAGCTGTTTCATCGTCCATTTGTTGAAAAGCGGAAGCTTCTTCCCTCTGAAACAAAagtctttctgtctcatcagCTTCCGGTTTCCATCTTCTGAGAGAAACCTTGACGGCTTCAGTgcatgaatgaaataaaaaatgtgtcaaTAATCAACAACAACGTGAGCGTCATTTCTGTTTCAATGACCTGCTCAGCCTCTCTCACACTCCATTATTGTACATGTTCTAGTGAACCATTGAATGttgaaaatatacattttccTTTGAGCTAATCTGTTTGAT contains:
- the LOC143327772 gene encoding voltage-gated potassium channel regulatory subunit KCNG3-like, producing MKFGSSLCILNVGGRRFSFSAELMKHLPLSRLSRLHRCVSESELLELCDDYDRDRNEFFFDRHSEAFSFIMLYVQHGKLRFVPHMCELSFYNEMLYWGLESADLQPCCQRRLDDRMSDCFVHFFPEEEPRGPEEPQSPWLERMRRTFEEPTSSLAAQILASVSVLFVVISMVMLCASTLPDWKTAETLDQHRIIEAVCIGWFTAECIVRFLVSRDKCEFVRRPLNIIDLLAITPYYVSVTVTILTGENSQLQRAGVTLRVLRIMRIFWVIKLARHFLGLQTLGLTLRRCYREMMMLLVFICVAMAIFSALAQLLEHGLDLEAGNQDYASIPAACWWVIISMTTVGYGDMYPVTVAGRVLGGLCVVSGIVLLALPITFIYHSFVQCYHELKVRSTRCIHSLSAEFIN